The following are encoded together in the Magnetospirillum gryphiswaldense MSR-1 v2 genome:
- a CDS encoding response regulator transcription factor, which yields MLVEDNSDFREEVQFHLQRAGHEVFIAADGAGLDQVLAVHHIEIAVLDLGLPGEDGLSITHRLRMSHPEIRILMLTARSSQHHRISGLEKGADSYLTKPVDMRELCAVIESIRRRISPAVADHRAPGWTLSLSTMTIMTPKGERITLTPTEMLLLRPLAEAAPDIVSRQQFAKALGHREEDYDYRRLEAVISRLRRKIATSDEESSVIKPARGRGYIFAAPITVIP from the coding sequence GTGCTGGTCGAGGACAATTCCGACTTCCGCGAAGAAGTGCAGTTCCATTTGCAGCGGGCCGGACACGAGGTTTTCATCGCCGCCGATGGCGCCGGCCTCGACCAGGTGCTGGCGGTGCATCACATCGAGATTGCCGTCCTTGACCTGGGGCTTCCCGGCGAGGACGGCCTGTCCATCACCCACCGCCTTCGCATGTCTCATCCCGAAATCCGGATCTTGATGCTCACCGCACGATCCAGCCAGCATCACCGGATCAGCGGATTGGAAAAAGGGGCCGATTCCTACCTGACCAAGCCGGTCGACATGCGGGAATTGTGTGCCGTCATCGAGAGCATCCGCAGGCGCATTTCGCCAGCCGTGGCCGACCATCGCGCGCCGGGCTGGACCCTGAGCCTGTCCACCATGACGATCATGACGCCCAAGGGTGAACGGATCACCTTGACCCCGACCGAAATGCTTCTGCTGCGCCCGCTTGCGGAAGCCGCGCCGGACATCGTCAGCCGACAGCAATTCGCCAAGGCGCTCGGGCATCGCGAGGAGGATTACGATTACCGGCGTCTTGAGGCCGTCATCAGTCGCTTGCGAAGAAAAATCGCGACGTCGGATGAGGAAAGCTCTGTGATCAAGCCGGCTCGTGGTAGAGGCTATATCTTCGCCGCGCCAATAACGGTGATCCCCTAG
- a CDS encoding single-stranded DNA-binding protein, which yields MFNQNTIMVTGRLGADAEIKTLTNGKVATLSLAVDHNFKNRAGKWQTETSWFRIVTYLPWLIDNVLASEATKGRMMFIHGALRARAWEQDGKKMNIVEIEVDPTGGIVPITADSPAMNMVHLAGRLGGHADIKTLPGQDGGKVASFSLAADRSYKDSAGQWQNKTDWLRVVTFTPSLIDKVLAKTATKGRLMLVQGALRSREWADSDGEIRHSVEIEVDGAGGITPVLEDKP from the coding sequence ATGTTCAATCAGAACACAATCATGGTCACCGGTCGCCTGGGCGCCGATGCCGAAATCAAGACCCTGACCAACGGCAAGGTGGCCACCTTGTCATTGGCCGTCGATCACAACTTCAAGAACCGCGCCGGCAAGTGGCAGACCGAAACCTCGTGGTTCCGAATCGTCACCTATTTGCCCTGGCTGATCGACAACGTGCTGGCCAGCGAAGCCACCAAGGGCCGGATGATGTTCATCCACGGCGCGCTGCGAGCGCGGGCGTGGGAACAAGACGGCAAGAAAATGAACATCGTCGAGATCGAGGTCGATCCCACTGGCGGCATCGTCCCGATCACGGCGGACAGCCCGGCCATGAACATGGTGCACCTGGCTGGCCGCCTCGGCGGCCATGCCGATATCAAAACCTTGCCGGGCCAGGACGGCGGCAAGGTGGCGTCGTTCAGCTTGGCAGCGGATCGGTCCTACAAGGACAGCGCCGGCCAGTGGCAGAACAAGACCGACTGGCTGCGCGTCGTCACCTTCACCCCGTCGCTGATCGACAAGGTTCTGGCCAAGACCGCGACCAAGGGGCGGCTGATGCTGGTTCAGGGCGCGCTGCGTTCCCGCGAATGGGCGGATAGCGACGGCGAAATCCGCCATTCCGTCGAGATCGAAGTGGATGGCGCCGGCGGCATCACCCCGGTGCTGGAAGACAAGCCTTAA
- the traI gene encoding TraI/MobA(P) family conjugative relaxase yields MIAKRIDRKPEIRDDYANLGRYIAAAKEKGEKLDKFWIVNCDAGADLKDLDTALIEIEATRTLKPGIADKTYHLVVSFHPGEENQLTQDQLQDIERSFAQALGYGDHQRVAGTHINTDNFHMHVAFNKIHPVTGRCHTPRQDFKTLAKIAREMEQKYGLTVDKGMTDAGAERNPVSRKARDYEAKTWQQSFERHVVEHKAEIIKVIDGASTWAEVHEGLAPYGIELKKRGAGLVVAQVDGKGRMKASTLDRSCSLAKLESRLGPYAAPPERNKANAPPKKKAYQPKPMTRHPGQNRLWRAYTQAKKPGFLGRVLHIRNWKDYLLAEAHKDALALAIVLTYKELFHMLDEATTLQRRPYQPPRSMAPALKTWLSASAWTPPETPWLKRDLRDMDLKADEHGRVIFPFRDDKGHIWAVRAMDGQGRTADLGDTDKNITHVIDPGGDLAREKAAYGGPVIITADCLSASVLHKDTGAPVIVVPKTGHLPARAADVRLHHPKSRIVIASPTRNLHADQAAAVAAGELVVIDGIQAQAKIVADLASKRPVAVNPVLARDMGAFVEDALSLDDVLGDQPKTGRRKTTGKDKVDPIR; encoded by the coding sequence ATGATCGCCAAGCGCATCGACCGTAAGCCTGAAATCCGCGACGACTATGCCAACCTTGGCCGCTATATCGCCGCCGCCAAGGAGAAGGGCGAGAAGCTCGACAAGTTCTGGATCGTCAATTGCGACGCCGGCGCTGATCTGAAAGACCTGGACACCGCCCTGATCGAGATCGAGGCGACACGGACGCTGAAGCCCGGTATTGCCGACAAGACCTATCACCTTGTCGTGTCCTTCCACCCCGGTGAAGAAAACCAACTGACCCAGGATCAGTTGCAGGATATCGAACGCAGCTTCGCCCAGGCGCTGGGCTACGGCGACCACCAGCGTGTCGCCGGCACCCACATCAACACCGACAATTTCCACATGCATGTGGCCTTCAACAAAATCCACCCGGTCACCGGGCGCTGCCACACACCCCGGCAAGACTTCAAGACCTTGGCCAAAATCGCCCGCGAGATGGAACAGAAATACGGCCTGACCGTCGATAAGGGCATGACCGATGCCGGCGCCGAACGCAACCCGGTGTCACGCAAGGCCAGGGACTATGAGGCCAAGACCTGGCAGCAAAGCTTTGAGCGCCATGTGGTCGAACACAAAGCCGAGATCATCAAGGTGATCGACGGCGCCAGCACCTGGGCCGAAGTGCATGAAGGGCTGGCACCCTATGGTATCGAGCTGAAGAAGCGCGGCGCCGGCCTGGTCGTGGCGCAGGTGGACGGCAAGGGCCGGATGAAGGCCAGCACGCTTGACCGCTCCTGCTCGCTGGCCAAGCTGGAAAGCCGCCTGGGGCCATATGCGGCGCCACCCGAACGGAACAAAGCCAATGCCCCGCCGAAGAAGAAGGCGTATCAGCCCAAGCCGATGACCCGCCACCCTGGCCAGAACCGGCTTTGGCGCGCCTATACGCAGGCCAAGAAGCCGGGCTTCCTTGGCCGCGTGCTGCATATCAGGAACTGGAAGGATTACCTGCTGGCCGAAGCCCACAAGGATGCTTTGGCCCTGGCCATCGTGCTGACCTATAAAGAACTGTTCCACATGCTGGATGAGGCCACGACCCTCCAGCGCCGGCCCTATCAGCCGCCGCGCAGCATGGCGCCGGCCTTGAAGACCTGGTTGTCGGCCTCGGCCTGGACGCCGCCGGAAACGCCCTGGCTCAAACGCGATCTGCGCGACATGGATCTGAAAGCGGATGAGCACGGGCGGGTGATCTTCCCGTTTCGCGACGACAAGGGGCATATCTGGGCGGTGCGGGCCATGGATGGCCAGGGCCGCACCGCCGATTTGGGCGACACGGATAAAAACATCACCCACGTGATCGATCCCGGCGGCGATCTCGCCCGCGAGAAAGCCGCCTATGGCGGGCCGGTGATCATCACAGCGGACTGCCTATCTGCCTCAGTCCTGCACAAGGATACCGGCGCCCCGGTGATCGTGGTGCCGAAAACTGGCCATCTGCCGGCACGGGCGGCGGATGTCCGCCTGCACCATCCCAAAAGCCGCATCGTGATCGCGAGCCCGACCCGCAACCTTCACGCCGATCAGGCGGCGGCTGTGGCCGCCGGCGAGCTGGTGGTGATCGACGGCATCCAAGCCCAGGCCAAGATCGTTGCCGATCTCGCGAGCAAACGCCCGGTCGCTGTCAATCCGGTGCTGGCCAGGGACATGGGGGCATTCGTGGAGGACGCGCTGTCGCTGGATGACGTCCTGGGCGACCAGCCGAAGACAGGCCGGCGGAAAACCACCGGTAAGGATAAGGTTGACCCAATCCGATGA
- a CDS encoding zincin-like metallopeptidase domain-containing protein codes for MSNYRDEIAAEIIARIEAGTAPWLKPWRAGALGVGPFNPITGKPYRGINDLWLGMQGRADPRWMTYRQASQAEAQVRKGEKSTTIEYWQWTDRTAVKDADGKAVLDAEGQQQYETVRLDRPKVFLAKVFNAEQIDGLAPYVAPAPAFDPIKRAEAIIEGAGIPVLHDQHDRAFYRPSTDKIHLPPMAMFHNAASYYDTALHELGHATGHPSRLNREFGPFGSEVYAREELKAEIASYMLARDMGISFDPSNHAAYVESWLKVLREDKNEIFRAARDAEIIKTWVMEPERRPELERGAGQGLAVLAQAQTVEVPKELRLYIKELEAAGTPEERRAAVERYGISPKSVTEFVEFAVKQAAEDRLTNQAISDYLSRQTEIAESAAFAQADRFQETQEKAMSKIYIAVPYDEKNEAKAAGAKWDRGAKSWYVPEGTDPAAFSKWATAAKAPAPELSPVEEFAQALKTHGLIVKGDPVMDGQWHRCPVEGDKAKQMSGSYIGYLDGRPSGNITNYRAGGTTKWVAAGVSLTDAERAHIQAEAANVRAAREAERLAAAEKAAKNAYGVWQNLPGEANPENSPYLAAKGVKGHGVKVNGEGHMIIPCRDAAGRLWNIQTVTPENKLFLRDSRKEGTFHVLEVTGKGTLDALLPLKQGVIIIAEGYATAATIFEETGRPVISAFDSSNLKAVAEAVRAKFPDRPILIAGDNDHANVHGNVGMVKAEEAAKAVGGKMVAPSFTAEEKAQKLTDFNDLHQSRGAGWVRRTIEGALSKAQGQERGIA; via the coding sequence ATGAGCAATTATCGCGACGAAATCGCCGCCGAGATCATCGCCCGCATCGAGGCCGGTACCGCGCCCTGGCTGAAGCCGTGGCGTGCCGGCGCCCTCGGCGTCGGCCCCTTCAATCCGATTACCGGCAAGCCCTATCGCGGCATCAACGATCTGTGGCTGGGTATGCAGGGCCGAGCTGACCCGCGCTGGATGACCTATCGTCAGGCAAGTCAAGCGGAAGCCCAGGTGCGCAAGGGCGAGAAGTCCACCACTATCGAATACTGGCAGTGGACCGACCGCACTGCGGTGAAGGATGCCGACGGCAAGGCCGTCCTCGATGCCGAAGGGCAGCAGCAATACGAGACGGTCAGGCTGGACCGCCCCAAGGTCTTCCTGGCCAAGGTGTTCAACGCCGAACAAATCGACGGCTTGGCCCCCTATGTGGCCCCGGCGCCGGCCTTTGATCCCATCAAACGGGCGGAAGCCATCATTGAGGGCGCCGGTATCCCGGTGCTGCACGATCAGCATGATCGAGCCTTTTACCGCCCTTCCACCGACAAGATCCATCTGCCGCCCATGGCGATGTTCCACAACGCCGCCTCCTATTACGATACGGCGCTGCACGAACTCGGCCACGCCACCGGCCACCCCAGCCGATTGAACCGCGAATTCGGTCCGTTCGGCTCCGAGGTCTATGCCCGCGAGGAACTGAAGGCCGAAATCGCCAGCTATATGCTGGCCCGTGACATGGGGATTTCGTTCGATCCGTCGAACCATGCGGCATACGTCGAATCCTGGCTCAAGGTGCTGCGTGAGGACAAGAACGAGATTTTCCGGGCCGCCCGCGATGCGGAGATCATCAAGACCTGGGTGATGGAGCCGGAACGGCGGCCTGAGTTGGAGCGCGGTGCCGGTCAAGGTTTGGCCGTGCTGGCGCAAGCCCAGACGGTCGAAGTTCCAAAGGAACTGAGACTTTACATCAAGGAATTGGAAGCCGCCGGGACACCTGAGGAACGTAGGGCGGCGGTTGAAAGGTACGGGATCAGCCCCAAAAGTGTGACCGAATTTGTGGAATTCGCCGTGAAGCAGGCTGCGGAAGACCGGTTAACGAACCAAGCCATCTCCGATTATTTGTCGCGTCAGACTGAAATCGCTGAAAGCGCAGCCTTTGCACAAGCTGATCGTTTCCAAGAAACGCAGGAAAAGGCCATGTCGAAAATCTACATCGCCGTCCCTTATGACGAAAAGAACGAGGCCAAGGCTGCCGGGGCCAAATGGGACCGGGGCGCCAAGTCCTGGTATGTCCCGGAGGGAACCGACCCCGCCGCTTTCAGCAAATGGGCGACGGCGGCCAAGGCGCCGGCGCCGGAACTGTCGCCGGTGGAGGAATTCGCCCAGGCCCTCAAAACCCACGGCCTGATCGTCAAGGGCGATCCGGTCATGGATGGCCAATGGCACCGCTGCCCGGTCGAGGGCGACAAAGCCAAGCAAATGAGTGGTTCCTATATCGGTTACCTGGATGGCCGGCCCTCCGGCAACATCACCAATTACCGGGCAGGCGGGACAACCAAATGGGTGGCTGCCGGCGTGTCGCTGACCGACGCTGAACGAGCGCACATCCAGGCCGAGGCGGCGAATGTCCGCGCCGCCCGCGAGGCTGAACGCCTTGCCGCCGCCGAAAAGGCCGCGAAAAATGCCTATGGGGTGTGGCAGAACCTCCCCGGTGAAGCCAACCCGGAAAACAGCCCCTACCTTGCCGCCAAGGGGGTGAAAGGCCACGGCGTCAAGGTGAACGGCGAAGGCCACATGATCATTCCGTGCCGGGATGCGGCGGGACGCCTGTGGAACATCCAGACCGTCACCCCGGAGAACAAGCTGTTCCTCAGGGACAGCCGCAAAGAGGGCACCTTCCACGTCCTGGAGGTGACCGGCAAGGGCACTCTGGATGCCCTGCTCCCACTCAAACAGGGCGTCATCATCATCGCCGAAGGTTATGCCACCGCTGCCACCATTTTCGAGGAAACGGGCCGACCGGTGATTTCCGCCTTCGATTCCTCCAACCTCAAGGCTGTGGCCGAAGCGGTGCGGGCCAAGTTCCCCGACCGTCCGATCCTGATTGCTGGCGACAACGACCATGCCAACGTCCACGGCAATGTCGGCATGGTCAAGGCCGAGGAAGCGGCCAAGGCGGTCGGCGGCAAGATGGTCGCCCCCAGCTTCACCGCCGAAGAAAAGGCGCAGAAACTGACCGACTTCAACGACCTGCACCAGTCACGCGGTGCCGGATGGGTCCGTCGAACCATCGAGGGCGCCCTGTCGAAAGCCCAGGGCCAGGAACGCGGCATCGCCTGA
- a CDS encoding plasmid mobilization protein: MATERHRQLVSFTPEELATVKAQAGQFKLSVSEMLRRFALGQTLPDPSAFTGAQSIRDLLKVNADQARLGNLLKLALDESDGTWPAAMVARIDGLMVQIQDTQDQLKATVKEIHHQIHPRAGR, translated from the coding sequence ATGGCCACCGAACGTCACCGCCAGCTTGTTTCATTCACGCCCGAGGAATTGGCGACGGTCAAAGCCCAGGCCGGCCAGTTCAAACTATCGGTTTCGGAAATGCTGCGCCGCTTTGCTCTGGGCCAAACCCTGCCCGATCCCTCGGCCTTCACCGGCGCCCAATCCATCCGCGATCTGTTGAAGGTGAACGCCGATCAGGCCCGCCTCGGCAATTTGCTGAAACTGGCCCTGGATGAAAGTGACGGCACTTGGCCAGCGGCCATGGTGGCGCGGATCGACGGGCTGATGGTCCAAATCCAGGATACCCAGGACCAGTTGAAAGCCACGGTGAAGGAAATCCATCACCAGATTCACCCCAGAGCGGGCCGATGA
- a CDS encoding CpaF/VirB11 family protein, with amino-acid sequence MSSAISIILRPLAAYYDDPTTVEMRMTRPKQVIIDRRGHGKIIVAAPELTLARIEDICRSLANFTGVKFDPDTSPKLSCIIPEVRHRFECLVGSSAPYGVSMAIRCKHPFTPTWEQVGASPEIVEYLKSAMAAELNMIISGATNTGKTTFINKLLDFLPEDRRVVALEDTPELHMDRFWDGVALLAAREASTASGMIDWRQLYDHQMRITPDNVIFGEISTQNAFAALGSLNSGITGFMCTIHAASPYQVLHRKFDQNIAWSGQSMPRVPEFLAELVDVIVQIKRSSDGWRRITDIYEPCHDRWVMKDGHFLERNAA; translated from the coding sequence ATGTCGTCGGCGATCTCCATCATCCTGCGTCCGCTGGCGGCGTATTACGACGATCCGACCACCGTCGAAATGCGCATGACCCGGCCCAAGCAGGTCATCATCGACCGGCGCGGCCACGGCAAGATCATCGTGGCCGCGCCGGAACTGACCCTGGCCCGCATCGAGGACATATGCCGCAGCTTGGCCAACTTCACCGGGGTCAAGTTCGACCCCGACACCTCGCCCAAGCTGTCGTGCATAATCCCCGAGGTGCGCCACCGTTTCGAGTGTCTGGTCGGATCGTCGGCGCCCTACGGCGTCTCCATGGCCATCCGCTGCAAACATCCCTTCACCCCCACCTGGGAACAGGTGGGGGCAAGCCCTGAAATCGTCGAATACCTGAAATCCGCCATGGCGGCGGAATTGAACATGATCATTTCGGGGGCCACCAACACCGGCAAGACCACCTTCATCAACAAGCTGCTGGATTTTCTGCCCGAGGATCGGCGCGTCGTCGCCCTTGAGGATACGCCGGAACTGCACATGGACCGGTTCTGGGATGGCGTCGCCCTGCTGGCCGCCCGCGAGGCCTCGACCGCCTCGGGCATGATCGACTGGCGCCAACTCTATGATCACCAGATGCGCATCACCCCCGATAACGTGATTTTCGGGGAGATTTCAACGCAGAACGCCTTTGCCGCCTTGGGCTCGCTCAATTCCGGCATCACCGGCTTCATGTGCACCATCCATGCCGCCAGCCCCTATCAGGTGCTGCACCGCAAGTTCGACCAGAACATCGCCTGGTCGGGCCAAAGCATGCCCCGCGTGCCCGAATTCCTGGCCGAGCTGGTGGACGTGATCGTCCAGATCAAGCGCAGCAGCGATGGCTGGCGCCGCATCACCGACATCTATGAACCGTGCCATGACCGCTGGGTCATGAAGGACGGTCACTTTCTCGAAAGGAACGCCGCATGA
- a CDS encoding type IV secretory system conjugative DNA transfer family protein, translated as MIVLAIPFAVAGAFAALFYAWQEIYGFHATQGDSWAWVWKYLQAYGQPPGFIQWGIFGATAGTIALILLIQAIAMRIGGQTRHGSYDEKNLHGSARWARKADVKEAGLLRKTGVVVGGWPKWRGAKTLRHDGPEHILTFAPTRSGKGVGLVLPTLLSWPSSVLVLDIKGENWRLTSGWRASQGQRILKFDPTAEEGACHYNPLAEVRIGTGHEVADAQNIATMIIDPDGKGLADFWQKSGYAWLTGAILYTLYKIRRDENRIASLPDIDAVLTAVGEGLDSLLADMVSVEAGTEAATRLIQAAAQEMRDRAAQERSGVQSSSKVDLSLYRDPMIARNISGSDFRLDELMNSEVPLSLYIIIPPSDIDRLRPLLRIILNLFMRRLMQNVGADGRATHKHRLLLMLDEFTSIGKLEIFERSLAFMAGYGLKAFLIIQDLLQLQGTYGKENSIMGNCHIRIAYAPNDVTTAKTLSDMCGKATIVQTKRSRSRRALQVIGGNVTDNVSEVGRPLLTPDECMRLKAARKSRRDPEKIVEAGDMLVFSAGAPPILGRQPLYFFDKTLLARSRMAPVGTVEAANDESVPQAEPPMPSPITARLRAAGQS; from the coding sequence ATGATCGTTCTGGCCATTCCCTTTGCCGTTGCCGGCGCTTTTGCCGCCTTGTTCTATGCGTGGCAGGAAATCTATGGATTTCACGCCACGCAGGGCGATTCCTGGGCCTGGGTGTGGAAGTACCTGCAAGCCTATGGCCAGCCCCCCGGCTTCATCCAGTGGGGCATCTTCGGCGCCACCGCCGGCACTATCGCCCTGATCCTGCTGATCCAGGCCATCGCCATGCGGATCGGCGGCCAAACCCGGCACGGCAGTTACGACGAAAAGAACCTGCACGGCTCGGCCCGCTGGGCCAGGAAGGCCGACGTCAAGGAAGCCGGGTTGCTGCGTAAGACCGGTGTCGTCGTCGGCGGCTGGCCCAAATGGCGCGGCGCCAAGACCCTGCGCCATGATGGCCCCGAACACATCTTGACCTTTGCCCCCACCCGTTCCGGCAAAGGTGTCGGGCTGGTGCTGCCGACCTTGCTGTCGTGGCCGTCTTCCGTCCTGGTGTTGGATATCAAGGGCGAGAACTGGCGGCTGACCTCGGGCTGGCGGGCCAGCCAGGGTCAACGCATCCTCAAGTTCGATCCCACGGCGGAAGAGGGGGCTTGCCATTACAATCCGTTGGCCGAGGTCAGGATCGGTACCGGGCACGAGGTCGCGGACGCCCAGAACATCGCCACCATGATCATTGACCCGGACGGCAAGGGCTTGGCCGATTTCTGGCAGAAATCGGGCTATGCGTGGCTGACCGGGGCCATCCTCTACACCCTTTACAAAATCCGCCGCGACGAAAACCGCATCGCCTCCCTGCCCGACATTGATGCCGTGCTGACCGCTGTCGGCGAAGGCCTGGATTCCCTGCTGGCCGACATGGTGTCGGTCGAGGCCGGGACCGAAGCGGCGACACGGCTGATCCAGGCGGCGGCGCAGGAAATGCGCGACCGCGCAGCGCAAGAACGCTCCGGCGTTCAATCGTCGTCCAAGGTCGATCTGTCGCTGTACCGCGACCCGATGATTGCCCGGAACATTTCCGGCTCGGATTTCCGCCTGGATGAGTTGATGAACAGCGAGGTGCCGCTGTCGCTCTACATCATCATTCCGCCGTCGGACATTGATCGGCTGCGGCCCTTGCTGCGCATCATCCTCAACTTGTTCATGCGCCGGCTGATGCAGAACGTCGGCGCCGATGGCAGGGCCACCCATAAACACCGCCTGTTGCTGATGCTCGATGAGTTCACCTCCATCGGCAAACTGGAAATCTTTGAACGCTCGCTCGCCTTCATGGCTGGGTATGGGCTGAAGGCCTTCCTGATCATCCAGGACCTTCTTCAGCTTCAAGGCACCTACGGCAAAGAAAATTCCATCATGGGCAATTGCCATATCCGCATTGCCTATGCCCCCAACGACGTGACGACGGCGAAAACGCTGTCGGATATGTGCGGCAAGGCCACCATCGTTCAGACCAAGCGCAGCCGCAGCCGGCGGGCGCTTCAGGTCATCGGCGGCAACGTCACCGATAATGTGTCTGAGGTCGGGCGCCCCTTGCTGACGCCGGACGAATGCATGCGCCTGAAAGCGGCACGCAAATCCAGGCGCGATCCCGAAAAGATCGTCGAGGCCGGCGACATGCTGGTGTTTTCGGCAGGCGCCCCGCCGATCCTGGGGCGTCAGCCGCTTTATTTCTTCGACAAGACACTGCTGGCGCGCTCGCGCATGGCCCCGGTCGGCACCGTCGAGGCCGCCAATGACGAAAGCGTCCCCCAGGCCGAACCACCGATGCCGTCACCGATCACCGCCCGGCTGCGCGCCGCCGGCCAATCGTAA
- a CDS encoding TonB-dependent receptor domain-containing protein, which produces MTPRIAAGSLLICSLVISAAKAETPVPRLFATPSFVETRFMQRHAGEDVPRPILLPSILTATPFISPRHPPPPEVIHQGGPATGMMAGLESAGDVAFSGIAARQAIDDTVLWAGLRADRANPYRDGTGQRVNYGYERVSPQAVLTHPLGPRTGLTVFGLLDNFEESRTPHSATDAPQFQHGLGTIRIDHAPMGSVFDRLEIAASVDSITYAADNFTLRAPGALGLRYEGDWITWRGHVRGEFKAAEWKGALILDASLLKYLTVLDTSRVTQGRSSYRLPDTEIATTAIALEGTRPVGQADRLAAGLRLDVVHNSVGMAHEVPAASGASAASYNRAAQELYDTYYGAGTRNDPVDINLSGKLRYTHAIADGDVYGEVRRLVRTPDPGERFFASSGPTALIQVGNPGLAPEAHHAIELGGERRAQGWKGYLSPAAVSGTWQISGKLWHDRIADFITPDRARGQSGILKSDGGIIYRNVDVAMTGVAAEGRWNAMPGLGLRLRLDWTHGDNLTDSRPLYQVAPLHGEAAIERRLAFADHPITLGAATRFADGQHRVDDSTTTGSGQDTGGPTGGYAVFDLFARTSVTERFHLSMGVTNLLDKRYQQHVNPLPQGVTTQPIAAPGRSLFLAGRLEF; this is translated from the coding sequence ATGACGCCACGAATCGCCGCCGGTTCACTTCTGATATGCTCGCTGGTGATTTCCGCCGCCAAGGCGGAAACGCCCGTACCCAGGCTGTTCGCCACTCCCAGCTTCGTCGAGACCCGCTTCATGCAACGGCATGCCGGCGAGGATGTGCCGCGTCCAATTCTGTTGCCGTCCATTCTGACGGCTACGCCATTCATCTCGCCAAGGCATCCCCCGCCGCCGGAAGTCATCCACCAGGGCGGGCCGGCGACGGGGATGATGGCGGGGCTTGAAAGCGCTGGAGACGTTGCTTTCTCGGGCATCGCCGCCCGGCAGGCCATTGATGACACCGTTCTTTGGGCTGGGCTTCGCGCCGACCGGGCCAATCCCTATCGCGACGGTACGGGGCAACGGGTGAATTATGGCTATGAACGCGTCAGTCCCCAAGCCGTGCTTACCCATCCGCTGGGGCCTCGCACAGGTTTGACGGTTTTTGGCTTGCTCGACAATTTCGAGGAATCGCGAACGCCCCACAGCGCCACCGACGCCCCCCAGTTCCAGCACGGTCTGGGAACCATCCGGATCGACCACGCCCCGATGGGCTCTGTCTTTGACCGCCTTGAGATCGCGGCCAGCGTGGATAGCATCACCTACGCTGCGGACAACTTCACTCTACGCGCACCGGGCGCCCTGGGGCTTCGCTATGAAGGAGACTGGATCACCTGGCGCGGCCATGTGCGTGGCGAGTTCAAGGCCGCCGAGTGGAAGGGCGCCCTCATTCTCGATGCGAGCTTGCTGAAATACCTTACGGTGTTGGACACAAGCCGAGTTACCCAGGGCCGGAGTTCCTACCGGCTGCCTGACACGGAAATCGCCACGACCGCAATCGCCCTCGAAGGAACTCGCCCCGTCGGTCAGGCAGACAGACTGGCCGCCGGCCTTCGGCTCGACGTCGTCCACAACTCCGTCGGCATGGCGCATGAGGTGCCCGCCGCATCGGGCGCCAGCGCGGCATCCTACAACCGAGCGGCCCAGGAGCTCTACGACACCTATTACGGCGCGGGTACTCGCAACGATCCGGTGGACATCAATCTCAGCGGCAAGCTGCGCTATACCCACGCCATCGCCGACGGGGATGTCTATGGCGAGGTCCGGCGACTGGTCCGCACGCCCGACCCCGGAGAGCGATTTTTCGCCAGTTCGGGACCAACGGCCCTGATCCAGGTGGGCAATCCAGGTCTCGCCCCCGAGGCGCACCATGCAATCGAGCTTGGCGGCGAACGCAGGGCCCAGGGGTGGAAAGGGTATTTGTCCCCCGCTGCCGTATCGGGGACCTGGCAAATCTCCGGGAAGCTGTGGCATGACCGAATCGCTGATTTCATCACCCCCGACCGCGCCAGGGGGCAGTCCGGCATCCTGAAATCCGACGGCGGCATCATCTATCGCAATGTTGACGTCGCCATGACCGGCGTGGCCGCCGAGGGACGGTGGAATGCGATGCCCGGTCTGGGCCTTCGCCTGCGCCTGGACTGGACCCACGGCGACAATCTGACGGATTCACGCCCGCTCTATCAGGTCGCTCCCCTACATGGTGAGGCCGCAATCGAACGGCGGCTCGCTTTCGCCGACCACCCGATCACTCTTGGGGCGGCGACGCGCTTCGCCGACGGCCAGCATCGGGTAGACGATTCGACCACGACCGGATCGGGCCAAGACACCGGCGGCCCAACCGGCGGATATGCCGTCTTCGACTTGTTTGCGCGCACCTCGGTCACCGAGCGCTTTCACCTGTCCATGGGAGTCACAAACCTTCTGGACAAGCGATACCAGCAGCACGTCAATCCGTTGCCTCAGGGCGTCACCACCCAGCCTATCGCGGCGCCCGGTCGGAGTCTTTTTCTCGCCGGAAGACTGGAATTCTGA